From Streptomyces sp. NBC_01551:
CTGCTCTCCACGTCGGGCTGGCCGTCCGCCTCCCCGGTCGTCACCGACTACGAGCGCGGCACGCTGAACGCCTACGCCGCCGGCATCGACCCGGCCCGCGTCTCGGCGTCCCGCAACCTCATCGCGAACGTCTACTCCTACTGGCAGACCGCCGAGGCCGGCTACTTCGGCCCGTCCGGCAACTTCAACGGCACGGTCTTCGCGGCCCTTTCGCTCGGCGGCGCCAAGACCCAGGCCGGCGGCGCGCGGGTCCCGCAGGCGCTGACGGACTCGATGGTCACCCGGATCCGCGCCAACCAGCACGTCGACGGAGGCTGGACCTTCAGCAAGGCCGAGGGCAACCCCACCGCCCTCAACTCCGCGAGCGATGTGGACATGACCGGCGCCGCGATGGCCGCGCTCTGCGTCTCCGGCGTGCCCAACACCGACACGGACGTCGTCCAGGCCAAGGCCTTCCTCAAGAGCAAGCTGGCCGGCTCCACCGGCGCCTTCAACTCGCTCTACGGCGTCAACACCAGCTCCAACGGCTGGGGCATCGCCGGCCTGAACGCCTGCGGCATCAACCCGCAGACCGGCGACTTCCTCACCCCGCTCGGAAAGACCCCGGTCGACTTCCTGATCGCCAACCAGTACAACCCGGCGGGCGGCTTCAAGTACAAGCCGGCCGACACCACGCCGACCGCCTACGCCTCCATCGACGCGCTCCGCGCGGTCGCCGGCGGCGGCTTCACCACCGCCCCGCCCGTCCCGGTGACGCCCGGAGCCCCCCAGTGGGTCGCCCAGAGCACCTTCACGGCCGGCACCGCGACCAAGCTGGCGCTGACCGTCGACGACGGCGCCGGCAACCTCAAGGTCTGCTCGGTCGCCTTCACCCCCACCGGCACGACCACCACCCTCGGTGACGTGCTGACCGCGGCCACCGGCGCGGCCACCCCGGCGGGCTGCGTCACCAGCGTGACCCCCTCATCCGGCACCGGGGCCATCACGGCCGTCAACGGCACGGCGAACAGCGGCGGTTCGACGTGGAAGGTCAGCGTCGACGGTTCCGCCTTCGCGGGCGCCGCCCGCGAGAAGGTCATCAACGTGGGCGACACCATCGCCCTGCGCTACGGCAGCTGAGCGGACACGGCCGAGGGGCTGCGAGCCTGCACCGCACGCAGCCCCTCGGGGCACGGGGATCCCGCCGAAGGGGCGAGGATCAGAACGAGGTCCAGGTGAAGGCCACCTGGTCGCCGGGGTTCAGCTTGAACTGGCAGCCGCCGACCGGGGTGGGCGTGCCGTTGACGGAGATGTTCCAGTAGGCCGCGCCGCCGCCGCTGACGTTCTTGATCGTGTCGACGGAGAAGTCGTCGAAGGACGCGTACCAGGTGCCGTCCCAGTCGAAGTAGTTGCGCCGGGCGGCGTCGTCGAGCGCGGCGGTCGGGGTGGGGACCTTGGACGCGTTCGCGCCGCCGTTGGTGCCG
This genomic window contains:
- a CDS encoding DUF4430 domain-containing protein; this encodes MRQTLARRAVVTAAALGLALATAPAVAHAQAKPATNTPINVKLTVQGPDGLLFEGKVRTKGHDVTTATGGTHKCDGTNGGANASKVPTPTAALDDAARRNYFDWDGTWYASFDDFSVDTIKNVSGGGAAYWNISVNGTPTPVGGCQFKLNPGDQVAFTWTSF